A region of Anolis carolinensis isolate JA03-04 unplaced genomic scaffold, rAnoCar3.1.pri scaffold_7, whole genome shotgun sequence DNA encodes the following proteins:
- the LOC134293059 gene encoding G1/S-specific cyclin-D3-like — MLFQASSHLAGARSALGEALLPSLGGLQALRARPDPSLLRNPRVLRNLLILERQHHCRASDFQRLQAEIEPWMRERLAFWMLEVCEEQKCEEEVFPLAMDYVDRFLSCALTPRNRLQLLGAVCLLLASKLRETVSLTVEKLCIYADNSITPRQVRDWEYVVLEKLRWDLIAVIPNDYLDHVLYRLPLSQEKADMVKKYAQTFIALCATDYTFTLYPPSLIAMGSIALAALSLSVLSDLLPGNALTELLAGIIGTDVASLKACLDSIDAAAVAKNLKPNPYSQQESGASFALPYSPDY; from the exons ATGCTTTTCCAAGCCTCTTCCCACCTGGCTGGTGCTAGATCTGCCCTAGGAGAGGCTCTGCTGCCCAGCCTGGGGGGTCTGCAGGCCTTGCGCGCCCGCCCGGACCCGTCTTTGCTGCGCAACCCGCGGGTTTTGCGCAACTTGCTGATCCTAGAGCGACAGCATCACTGCCGGGCCTCCGACTTCCAACGCTTGCAAGCCGAGATCGAGCCCTGGATGCGAGAGAGGCTGGCCTTCTGGATGCTGGAG GTGTGTGAGGAGCAGAAGTGTGAGGAGGAGGTCTTCCCGTTGGCCATGGACTACGTGGACCGCTTCCTCTCCTGCGCCCTCACGCCCAGAAACCGGCTGCAGCTTCTGGGGGCGGTCTGCCTGCTCCTGGCCTCCAAGCTACGAGAGACGGTGTCTTTGACGGTGGAGAAGCTCTGCATTTACGCCGACAACTCCATCACGCCGCGGCAGGTTCGG GACTGGGAATATGTAGTCCTAGAGAAACTCCGGTGGGACCTCATCGCCGTGATCCCAAACGACTACCTGGATCACGTCCTCTATCGGCTCCCGCTTTCCCAGGAGAAGGCAGACATGGTCAAGAAATATGCGCAGACGTTCATTGCATTGTGCGCTACAG ACTACACCTTCACCCTGTATCCGCCTTCCCTGATCGCGATGGGCAGCATCGCCCTGGCCGCCCTCAGCCTCTCCGTCCTGTCGGATCTCCTTCCCGGCAATGCGCTCACAGAACTGCTGGCTGGCATCATTGGCACAGACGTG gCCTCCTTGAAAGCTTGTCTGGACAGCATTGATGCTGCAGCTGTGGCCAAAAACCTGAAGCCAAACCCCTATTCACAGCAAGAATCTGGGGCCTcttttgcactgccatatagtccagattattaa